In a single window of the Candidatus Omnitrophota bacterium genome:
- the rsmI gene encoding 16S rRNA (cytidine(1402)-2'-O)-methyltransferase produces MPGTLYIVATPIGNLGDITLRAIETLKSVYMIAAEDTRHTRILLERYQIKTPTTSYFEYNKVRKADYIIGLLKEGKSVALVSDAGTPGISDPGYSIIRLAIGENIPVVPIPGPSGLVAALTISGKPTNAFTFEGFLSNKPIKRKNQLARLQSEGRTVILYESPHRIARLLADILEVYGDVEIVLARELTKKFEELIRGKVSAAIEHFGSKEPKGEFVVII; encoded by the coding sequence ATGCCCGGTACGTTATACATCGTCGCTACTCCTATCGGTAATCTCGGGGATATCACGCTCCGGGCGATCGAGACGTTGAAGTCGGTCTACATGATAGCCGCCGAAGACACCCGCCACACCAGGATATTGCTGGAGAGGTACCAGATAAAGACCCCCACCACGAGCTACTTCGAATACAATAAGGTGCGGAAGGCCGACTATATCATAGGGTTATTGAAAGAGGGGAAGTCCGTCGCCCTCGTCTCTGATGCCGGCACGCCCGGCATTTCGGACCCCGGTTACAGCATAATACGACTGGCTATAGGGGAGAATATCCCGGTCGTGCCCATACCCGGCCCTTCAGGCCTTGTGGCGGCCCTTACGATATCGGGTAAACCGACCAACGCGTTCACGTTCGAAGGGTTCCTGTCAAATAAACCCATAAAGAGGAAGAACCAGCTGGCCAGATTACAGAGCGAAGGGAGGACCGTCATCCTCTACGAGTCGCCGCACAGGATCGCCAGGCTCCTGGCCGATATACTCGAGGTCTACGGCGATGTCGAGATAGTGCTGGCCAGGGAGTTGACCAAGAAATTCGAAGAACTTATCAGGGGTAAAGTGAGCGCCGCAATAGAACACTTTGGGTCAAAAGAGCCAAAGGGAGAGTTCGTGGTCATCATCTGA
- the glmS gene encoding glutamine--fructose-6-phosphate transaminase (isomerizing) produces the protein MCGIVGYVGERKAQDVLMKGLSRLEYRGYDSAGVAIFKDGDIYVNKKQGKLRVLAEDLTARPIGGTFGIGHTRWATHGIPNETNAHPHLDCKGNIAVVHNGIIENYMELKKSLLREGHKFTSDTDTEVISHLIEKFYKGDLEETVRKVVKILTGSYAVAVIHKGEPGRLVGARRDSPLIVGVGQNENFLASDPTALLDYTKDVIYLENHQIAIATKEKVIVKDSAGNVVYKKPSKVTWDISQAEKAGYRHFMLKEIFEQGDILEKIIGERVKKDEVSFDELKIKEWDLKRLKSIAIVACGTAYHAGLTGKYMLEECLGIPCMVDTSSEFRYKYPVVDKDTLVIIISQSGETADTLAAQRRARERGAKTLAICNVVGSSIARESDGVIYTHAGPEIAVASTKAYTAQLAILYLVTLYLARLRKTIPPSRHKSLLREFRKAPGLMEEILLEYKSDYHTIAAYAEEFKRYYIEKQNKSCFLYLARNINYPNALEGALKLKEISYISAEGYPAGEMKHGPIALIDENPWVVCIAVRSKTYDKMLSNIQEIKARGGIVIAIATEGDKEILHHKINYLIEVPRIDELFSPLLVVIPLQLLAYYVAKEFGYDIDQPRNLAKSVTVE, from the coding sequence ATGTGCGGGATAGTGGGGTACGTAGGAGAGAGAAAGGCCCAGGACGTGTTGATGAAAGGGTTGTCCCGCCTTGAATACAGGGGGTACGACTCGGCCGGCGTCGCCATCTTTAAGGACGGCGATATCTACGTCAATAAAAAGCAGGGGAAATTGAGGGTCCTGGCAGAGGACCTCACCGCCCGGCCCATAGGCGGGACTTTCGGGATCGGCCACACCCGCTGGGCGACGCACGGTATACCTAATGAGACGAATGCCCACCCCCATCTCGACTGCAAAGGAAATATCGCGGTCGTCCACAACGGCATCATAGAAAATTACATGGAGCTCAAGAAGTCGCTCCTGAGAGAAGGGCATAAATTCACCTCGGATACCGACACCGAGGTCATATCGCACCTCATCGAAAAGTTCTATAAAGGGGACCTTGAAGAAACGGTGAGGAAGGTCGTGAAGATACTCACCGGTTCGTACGCCGTCGCCGTCATCCACAAGGGCGAGCCCGGGAGGCTGGTAGGGGCCCGCCGCGACTCCCCCCTTATCGTAGGCGTAGGCCAAAACGAGAATTTCCTCGCAAGCGACCCGACGGCCCTTCTCGATTATACGAAAGATGTCATATATCTGGAAAATCATCAGATAGCTATCGCTACGAAGGAAAAGGTCATCGTAAAGGACTCGGCAGGCAACGTTGTTTATAAAAAGCCCTCAAAGGTCACATGGGACATCAGCCAGGCGGAGAAGGCGGGTTACCGCCATTTCATGCTGAAGGAGATATTCGAACAGGGCGATATTCTCGAAAAGATCATAGGGGAACGCGTTAAAAAAGATGAGGTCTCATTTGACGAGCTCAAAATAAAAGAATGGGACCTGAAGCGCCTGAAGAGCATCGCCATAGTCGCCTGCGGCACCGCCTATCATGCCGGCCTGACGGGCAAATATATGCTCGAAGAGTGCCTGGGGATACCGTGCATGGTCGATACCTCGAGCGAATTCCGGTACAAATATCCTGTGGTCGACAAGGATACGCTCGTCATCATAATATCGCAGTCGGGCGAGACGGCCGATACCCTTGCGGCCCAGAGGAGGGCCAGGGAAAGAGGCGCGAAGACTCTTGCTATATGCAATGTGGTGGGGAGCTCGATCGCGCGCGAATCGGACGGGGTCATATACACGCACGCCGGGCCGGAGATAGCGGTCGCATCCACAAAGGCGTATACGGCGCAGCTGGCCATCCTGTATCTCGTCACTCTCTATCTGGCACGGCTGCGGAAGACGATCCCCCCTTCAAGGCACAAGTCCCTGCTCAGGGAGTTCAGGAAAGCGCCCGGTCTCATGGAAGAGATACTCCTCGAGTATAAGTCGGATTATCATACGATCGCGGCTTATGCGGAAGAATTCAAGCGGTATTATATAGAGAAACAGAATAAGTCATGTTTCCTGTACCTGGCGAGGAACATAAACTATCCAAACGCGCTCGAAGGGGCGCTGAAACTGAAAGAGATATCCTATATAAGCGCCGAGGGTTACCCCGCCGGAGAGATGAAGCACGGCCCGATAGCGCTCATAGATGAAAACCCATGGGTCGTCTGTATCGCGGTCCGGTCGAAGACCTATGATAAGATGCTCTCCAACATACAGGAGATAAAGGCGCGCGGCGGGATAGTCATAGCCATAGCTACGGAGGGGGACAAAGAGATACTCCATCACAAGATAAATTACCTGATAGAGGTCCCCAGGATAGATGAGCTCTTCTCCCCGCTTCTCGTGGTCATACCTTTGCAGCTTCTGGCGTATTACGTCGCCAAAGAGTTCGGATACGATATCGACCAGCCCCGGAACCTGGCGAAATCGGTGACGGTTGAATGA
- a CDS encoding dihydroorotase, whose protein sequence is MKYLIKSGRVIDPKNKIDAVSDIVISGGKIEAVGKGLKINGGEVIDASGRIVAPGFVDMHVHLREPGREDEETILTGTRAALRGGFTAVACMPNTDPAIDSPEAVKELSAAIKRDAMARVVMVGAITLKRAGKELADIGGMKKEGIVAISDDGSSVDDGALMLEALKDAGKNSVLVIVHCEDRKISGKGVVNEGFISTKMGLKGIPRRAEYERVKRDLELAGRASSPLHIAHVSCKESVELIRKAKKEGLKVSAETAPHYFALTDGCCVTYDTNTKMNPPLRTGDDVEAVKRGLGDGTIDVIATDHAPHTDSEKDVEFDFAPFGIIGLETALSISVMELVDKGIISWPGLIEKMSLNPAKLLGLTAGTLEKGSPADVVVIDPAGEYVYARDSIESRSKNSPFIGWRLRSQVTHVFAGGRPAVKDGKI, encoded by the coding sequence ATGAAATATCTGATAAAGAGCGGCCGGGTCATCGACCCTAAGAATAAGATAGACGCCGTTTCTGATATAGTCATCTCCGGCGGAAAGATCGAAGCCGTCGGGAAGGGTTTGAAAATAAACGGGGGCGAGGTCATAGACGCCTCCGGCAGGATAGTAGCACCCGGGTTTGTCGACATGCACGTACACCTGAGGGAGCCCGGCAGGGAGGACGAGGAGACGATCCTGACGGGGACCCGCGCAGCCCTGCGCGGCGGTTTTACGGCCGTCGCATGCATGCCCAATACCGACCCGGCCATAGACAGCCCTGAAGCGGTGAAGGAGCTCTCGGCTGCCATAAAGAGAGACGCCATGGCAAGGGTCGTTATGGTCGGCGCGATAACCTTAAAGAGGGCGGGGAAGGAATTAGCCGATATAGGCGGCATGAAGAAAGAAGGGATAGTTGCGATATCGGACGACGGCTCGTCCGTCGATGACGGGGCCCTCATGCTGGAAGCGCTAAAGGACGCCGGCAAGAACTCGGTCCTTGTGATAGTGCACTGCGAAGACAGGAAGATATCGGGCAAAGGTGTCGTGAACGAAGGTTTCATATCTACGAAGATGGGGCTTAAGGGGATACCGCGCAGGGCCGAATACGAGAGGGTGAAGAGGGACCTCGAACTGGCCGGCAGGGCATCGTCCCCACTGCATATAGCCCACGTCAGCTGTAAGGAGTCCGTAGAGCTTATAAGGAAGGCGAAGAAGGAGGGCCTGAAGGTGAGCGCAGAGACGGCCCCGCATTATTTTGCGCTGACAGACGGGTGCTGCGTCACGTATGATACCAATACGAAGATGAACCCTCCCTTAAGGACCGGAGACGATGTCGAGGCGGTGAAGAGAGGCCTGGGCGACGGCACGATCGACGTGATCGCGACGGACCATGCCCCTCACACGGATAGCGAGAAGGACGTCGAGTTCGACTTCGCGCCGTTCGGCATAATCGGCCTTGAGACCGCTCTCAGCATTTCTGTGATGGAGCTTGTGGATAAAGGCATCATCTCGTGGCCGGGGCTTATCGAGAAGATGTCGCTCAACCCGGCGAAGCTTCTCGGCCTTACGGCAGGGACGCTGGAAAAGGGAAGCCCGGCAGATGTGGTAGTGATCGACCCCGCCGGGGAATACGTCTATGCCAGAGATTCGATAGAATCAAGATCGAAAAATTCTCCTTTCATCGGCTGGAGATTGAGGTCACAGGTCACGCACGTCTTTGCCGGCGGCCGGCCTGCCGTGAAAGACGGGAAGATATGA
- a CDS encoding GDP-mannose 4,6-dehydratase: MTRCLITGITGFAGSHLAEFLLGRKDVQIFGIKRWRSKMDNIEFLKDRVTIKECDVKDFSSVREIIGEIRPNMIFHLAAQSFVPTSWNAPSETIDTNIIGELNIFEAVRQLKIDPLIQIAGSSEEYGEVRKEEIPINEKTLLHPLSPYAVSKVGQDLLGYQYHKSYGLKIVRTRAFNHTGPRRGEVFVSSNFAYQIAKIEAGLQRPEISVGNLSAVRDFSDVRDIVRGYWLALEKGEPGEVYNICSGRGYTIQQVLGILKRFSKKGFSVKRDPDRMRPSDVPILVGDNTKFVKRTGWRPEIPFEKTLEDILNYWRTQINKKAAARAA, translated from the coding sequence ATGACACGCTGTCTCATAACCGGTATCACGGGATTTGCCGGGAGCCACCTGGCCGAGTTCCTGCTCGGCAGGAAGGACGTGCAGATATTCGGCATAAAGAGGTGGCGTTCAAAGATGGACAATATCGAGTTCCTCAAGGACAGGGTCACCATCAAAGAATGCGATGTCAAAGATTTTTCCAGCGTGCGCGAGATCATAGGCGAGATAAGACCAAATATGATATTCCACCTGGCGGCCCAGAGCTTCGTCCCGACTTCCTGGAACGCGCCGAGCGAGACGATAGACACCAATATAATAGGGGAGCTTAATATATTTGAGGCGGTGCGGCAACTGAAGATAGACCCGCTCATCCAGATAGCCGGGTCGAGCGAAGAGTACGGTGAGGTCAGGAAAGAAGAGATACCCATAAACGAAAAGACGCTTCTCCACCCGCTTTCCCCGTATGCCGTCTCCAAGGTCGGCCAGGACCTTCTCGGGTACCAGTACCATAAGAGTTACGGCCTGAAGATAGTGCGGACACGCGCCTTTAACCATACCGGGCCCAGGCGCGGAGAGGTCTTCGTCTCCTCCAATTTTGCGTATCAGATAGCGAAGATAGAGGCGGGCCTGCAAAGGCCGGAGATCAGCGTCGGGAACCTTTCGGCCGTAAGGGATTTCAGCGATGTCCGCGATATAGTGCGCGGGTACTGGCTTGCTCTTGAAAAGGGGGAGCCGGGCGAAGTATATAACATATGCTCAGGCAGGGGGTATACCATACAGCAGGTGCTGGGTATACTGAAGAGGTTTTCCAAAAAGGGCTTCTCCGTAAAGAGAGACCCCGACAGGATGCGTCCGAGCGACGTCCCTATCCTCGTGGGTGACAACACCAAGTTCGTGAAGAGGACCGGGTGGCGCCCGGAGATACCGTTCGAAAAGACGCTAGAGGATATCCTGAATTACTGGCGCACTCAGATCAATAAGAAGGCGGCCGCCAGGGCCGCATAG
- a CDS encoding aspartate carbamoyltransferase catalytic subunit, translating to MEKKMVWTRKDLLGLEELSREEIEHILYTAGSFKEVTTRQIKKVPALRGKTVVNLFYEPSTRTRTSFELAAKRLSADVINIEVESSSVRKGETLIDTGRNIEALRIDIIVVRHNCSGAPNILSRAVKSSVVNAGDGWHEHPTQALLDMFTLKSKLGRIEGLNVSIVGDISHSRVARSNIWGLTKLGARVTVCAPEMLIPPGIDKMGVRVTHDIDDALKCADAVNVLRMQFERDEALAFPSKLEYFKQYGLTVERLKKCKKDIVVMHPGPINRGVEMSSEVADGANSVILEQVTNGIAVRMAVLYLVATAKEVS from the coding sequence ATGGAAAAAAAGATGGTCTGGACAAGGAAGGACCTCCTGGGGCTCGAAGAGCTGTCGAGGGAAGAGATAGAGCATATACTTTATACCGCCGGGAGCTTCAAGGAGGTCACGACGCGCCAGATAAAGAAGGTGCCGGCGCTACGCGGCAAGACCGTCGTCAACCTCTTCTATGAACCGTCGACTAGGACGCGCACAAGTTTCGAGCTCGCCGCAAAGCGGCTTTCGGCCGACGTCATAAATATAGAGGTGGAATCGTCGAGCGTGAGGAAGGGCGAGACGCTCATAGACACGGGCAGGAATATAGAAGCCCTAAGGATAGATATAATAGTGGTCAGGCATAACTGTTCCGGCGCCCCCAACATCCTCTCGCGCGCGGTGAAGTCGAGCGTGGTGAACGCCGGCGACGGATGGCACGAGCATCCTACCCAGGCGCTTCTCGATATGTTCACCCTGAAGTCGAAACTGGGCAGGATCGAAGGCCTCAACGTGAGCATAGTGGGCGACATCTCCCACTCCCGGGTCGCCAGGTCAAATATATGGGGTCTGACGAAACTGGGCGCCCGCGTCACCGTATGCGCCCCGGAGATGCTCATACCGCCCGGCATAGATAAGATGGGGGTGCGGGTGACGCACGATATAGACGACGCGCTCAAATGCGCCGATGCCGTCAACGTCCTCAGGATGCAGTTCGAGCGGGATGAAGCGCTCGCCTTCCCGTCGAAGCTGGAATATTTCAAACAGTACGGCCTCACCGTAGAGAGGCTCAAAAAGTGCAAGAAGGATATCGTCGTCATGCACCCCGGCCCCATAAACCGCGGGGTAGAGATGTCGAGCGAGGTGGCCGACGGGGCCAATTCCGTGATACTGGAACAGGTCACGAACGGCATAGCGGTGAGGATGGCGGTCCTTTACCTTGTCGCTACGGCAAAAGAGGTATCATGA
- the pyrR gene encoding bifunctional pyr operon transcriptional regulator/uracil phosphoribosyltransferase PyrR, which yields MTLKEKSKILDKGSMAKTLERVAHEIVEKARPLEDVAIVGIKNRGAHLAVRLADSIKAITGKRPPVGALDITLYRDDLTQASEQPVVHATEIPFDIEGKRLILVDDVLYTGRTVRCALDALIDFGRPGQIQLAVLIDRGHRELPIRADYVGKNVPTSPKEVVEVRLSETDGIDEAVVCEKV from the coding sequence ATGACGCTTAAAGAGAAGTCGAAGATACTGGACAAGGGTTCTATGGCGAAGACGCTTGAAAGGGTCGCCCACGAGATAGTGGAGAAGGCCAGGCCGCTGGAAGATGTCGCCATAGTGGGGATCAAGAACCGCGGGGCGCACCTTGCCGTACGGCTTGCCGATAGCATAAAGGCGATCACCGGGAAGAGGCCCCCGGTAGGGGCCCTCGACATCACGCTCTACAGGGATGACCTCACCCAGGCCTCGGAGCAGCCGGTCGTGCATGCCACGGAGATACCGTTCGACATCGAAGGGAAGCGGCTGATACTGGTGGACGACGTCCTCTATACGGGCAGGACGGTCCGGTGCGCGCTCGATGCCCTCATAGATTTCGGGAGGCCCGGGCAGATACAGCTCGCCGTCCTGATCGACAGGGGCCACCGGGAGCTCCCGATACGGGCGGACTATGTGGGCAAGAACGTGCCCACGTCGCCCAAAGAAGTCGTCGAGGTCCGGTTGTCGGAGACGGACGGGATCGATGAGGCGGTCGTATGCGAGAAGGTATAA
- a CDS encoding tetratricopeptide repeat protein, with protein MILFFCAAYLMTGCTKWKEGTKTAGDLVASGEGYLGKGKLNDAIKEFKKALVMEPDNFDASYGLGAAYYKKKDFQNAEEMIRKAIDADPREPEAHNMLGLIFEKEGLFENAKKAFQQALQLNKNFAEAQNNLLNIDAAKTEYNFYRLAIDFIYLLSKEYSNGNNAFLNGASATGAVKNEGGATIRYDVNYEIYLAKEYFDKCSKLLEELDDRTAIKPPLEMIDIFSTAIQQRQEAIDLQVQGYSMSGSYAGEFERAQAKIRIADTYYVDAMKKLEERMRGNAALFSDKDFSAVQYLIGYYSSPDKTEKVKVVE; from the coding sequence ATGATTCTCTTTTTCTGCGCGGCATATTTAATGACCGGATGCACCAAATGGAAAGAAGGGACGAAGACCGCGGGGGACCTGGTCGCCTCAGGGGAGGGGTATCTGGGGAAGGGCAAGCTCAACGACGCGATCAAGGAGTTCAAGAAGGCGCTTGTCATGGAGCCGGATAATTTCGATGCCTCTTACGGTCTCGGCGCGGCCTATTATAAGAAGAAAGATTTCCAGAATGCGGAAGAGATGATAAGGAAGGCCATAGATGCCGACCCCAGGGAGCCGGAGGCCCACAATATGCTCGGCCTCATCTTCGAGAAAGAGGGGCTCTTTGAGAACGCCAAGAAGGCGTTCCAACAGGCGCTGCAGCTGAACAAGAATTTCGCCGAAGCCCAGAACAACCTCCTTAACATAGACGCGGCGAAGACGGAGTACAATTTTTACCGCCTCGCGATCGACTTCATCTATCTCTTATCCAAGGAATATTCGAACGGGAACAACGCGTTCCTGAACGGCGCTTCAGCCACCGGCGCGGTGAAGAACGAAGGCGGCGCCACGATACGGTACGACGTGAACTACGAGATATACCTGGCCAAGGAGTATTTCGACAAGTGCTCAAAGCTCCTGGAAGAGCTCGATGACAGGACGGCCATCAAACCGCCTCTCGAGATGATAGATATCTTCTCGACCGCCATACAGCAGCGGCAGGAAGCGATCGACCTGCAGGTCCAGGGGTATTCCATGAGCGGGAGCTATGCCGGCGAGTTCGAAAGGGCCCAGGCGAAGATCAGGATAGCGGATACCTACTATGTGGACGCCATGAAGAAGCTCGAAGAGCGGATGCGCGGCAACGCCGCCCTCTTTTCCGACAAGGACTTCAGCGCCGTACAGTACCTGATAGGGTACTATTCATCCCCCGATAAGACAGAAAAGGTGAAGGTCGTAGAATGA
- the gyrA gene encoding DNA gyrase subunit A translates to MYARNEKVVPVYIEEEMKDSYINYAMSVIVGRALPDVRDGLKPVHRRILYAMKELSLEHSKPYKKCARIVGEVLGKFHPHGDVAVYDTLVRMAQDFSMRYPLVDGQGNFGSIDGDSAAAMRYTEARLAKISDLMLLDIEKNTVDFTPNFDGSLQEPSVLPACLPNLLVNGSSGIAVGMATNIPPHNLREVADAVIFVIDNPDCEPKDLLKKVKGPDFPTGGIIRGTEGIKNAYTKGRGLIRIHARAFIEEQKNGKEAIIIKEIPYMVNKSNLIESIADLIQAKKVEGITDLRDESDKDGMRIVIELRRGENANIILNQLYKHTQMQETFGVIMLALVDGRPRVLNLKEMLAEFIKHRKEIVVRRTRFDLEKAQDRAHILEGFKIALKDLDRVIKTIRASENPQVAKEELMKKFDFSDRQAQAILEMQLQRLTHLERDKIEKEYLDLIKKIELFKSILASEKKVLEIIKDEMKVMAETFGDDRRTEVTAEFEELEIEDLIAEEDVVITISHAGYIKRLPVSSYRKQRRGGKGVTGADMKEEDFVEHLFVASTHDYLLFFTDKGIVHWLKVHEIPEAGRASKGKAIINLLSLSAGEKISAFVPVREFKEGRFLIMATKNGVIKKTSLTAYSHPRKGGIIGIGLEKDDELIAVELTGNEEDILLATRLGKAIRFKESQVRDMGRAAKGVKGITLGKKDSIIAMKVVRQDQTALTVTQQGFGKRTHFKEYRIQSRGGKGIINIKVTGKNGEAVGLEAVSDKDELMLITEKGMIVRCPIKDIRTTGRSTQGVRLMKVETADKVSCIAKIVPEDEEEVAASGEKETAKSK, encoded by the coding sequence ATGTACGCACGTAACGAAAAGGTAGTGCCTGTCTACATCGAAGAGGAGATGAAGGACTCTTACATAAATTACGCGATGAGCGTAATAGTGGGGCGCGCGCTCCCCGATGTGAGAGACGGGCTGAAGCCGGTACACCGCAGGATCCTCTATGCGATGAAGGAGCTCTCTCTCGAGCACAGTAAGCCGTACAAGAAGTGCGCGAGGATAGTCGGAGAGGTGCTCGGTAAGTTCCACCCCCACGGCGACGTGGCGGTCTACGATACGCTGGTCAGGATGGCGCAGGACTTCTCGATGCGGTACCCGCTCGTCGACGGGCAGGGCAACTTCGGCTCGATAGACGGGGACTCGGCCGCGGCCATGAGGTACACAGAGGCGCGTCTTGCGAAGATATCCGACCTCATGCTGCTGGATATAGAGAAGAACACGGTAGATTTCACGCCGAATTTCGACGGCTCGCTCCAGGAGCCGTCCGTCCTGCCGGCATGCCTTCCGAACCTGCTGGTGAACGGTTCGAGCGGCATCGCCGTGGGCATGGCGACGAACATCCCGCCGCACAACCTGCGTGAAGTGGCGGACGCGGTCATCTTTGTCATAGACAACCCCGACTGCGAGCCGAAAGACCTCCTGAAGAAGGTCAAGGGACCGGACTTCCCGACGGGCGGCATAATACGCGGCACCGAGGGCATAAAGAACGCATACACGAAAGGGCGGGGGCTCATCCGCATACACGCCAGGGCGTTCATCGAGGAACAGAAGAACGGCAAAGAGGCCATCATCATAAAAGAGATCCCCTACATGGTCAATAAGTCGAACCTGATAGAGTCGATAGCGGACCTCATACAGGCGAAGAAGGTGGAGGGCATAACAGACCTGAGGGACGAGTCGGACAAGGACGGCATGAGGATCGTCATAGAACTCCGGCGCGGCGAGAATGCCAACATAATCCTGAACCAGCTCTATAAGCACACGCAGATGCAGGAGACGTTCGGCGTCATAATGCTCGCCCTTGTGGACGGGAGGCCGCGGGTCCTCAATCTTAAAGAGATGCTCGCGGAATTCATAAAGCACAGGAAAGAGATCGTCGTCCGCAGGACCAGGTTCGACCTCGAAAAGGCCCAGGACAGGGCGCATATACTCGAAGGGTTCAAGATAGCCCTCAAGGACCTCGACAGGGTCATAAAGACGATACGCGCTTCGGAGAACCCCCAGGTCGCCAAAGAGGAGTTGATGAAGAAGTTCGACTTCTCGGACAGGCAGGCCCAGGCGATCCTCGAGATGCAGCTCCAGCGCCTGACGCATCTCGAGCGGGATAAGATAGAAAAGGAGTACCTCGACCTCATAAAGAAGATAGAGCTATTCAAATCGATCCTGGCCAGCGAGAAGAAGGTCCTCGAGATAATAAAGGACGAGATGAAGGTCATGGCCGAGACGTTCGGCGACGACCGGCGCACCGAAGTGACGGCGGAGTTCGAGGAGCTCGAGATAGAGGACCTCATCGCCGAAGAGGACGTCGTCATAACTATAAGCCACGCGGGTTACATCAAGCGCCTCCCGGTGTCGAGTTACAGGAAACAACGGCGCGGGGGCAAGGGCGTGACGGGCGCCGACATGAAGGAGGAGGACTTCGTAGAACATCTGTTCGTCGCCTCCACGCACGATTACCTTCTCTTCTTCACCGATAAAGGTATCGTGCACTGGCTCAAGGTGCACGAGATACCGGAGGCGGGCAGGGCCTCAAAAGGGAAAGCGATCATAAACCTTCTCTCGCTTTCGGCCGGCGAAAAGATAAGCGCTTTCGTCCCGGTGCGTGAGTTCAAGGAGGGCAGGTTCCTGATCATGGCCACGAAGAACGGCGTCATAAAGAAGACGTCCCTCACGGCCTACTCGCATCCCAGAAAAGGCGGGATCATCGGCATAGGGCTTGAGAAGGACGATGAGCTCATAGCGGTCGAGCTGACCGGCAACGAAGAGGACATACTCCTCGCGACGCGCCTTGGCAAGGCCATCAGGTTCAAGGAGTCCCAGGTCAGGGACATGGGCAGGGCCGCCAAGGGGGTAAAGGGCATAACGCTCGGTAAAAAAGATTCCATCATCGCCATGAAGGTCGTCCGGCAGGACCAGACGGCGCTCACCGTCACCCAGCAGGGGTTTGGCAAGAGGACGCACTTTAAAGAGTACCGTATACAATCCCGCGGAGGGAAGGGGATCATAAATATAAAGGTCACCGGGAAGAACGGCGAAGCGGTAGGCCTGGAGGCCGTATCCGACAAGGACGAGCTCATGCTGATAACGGAAAAAGGCATGATAGTGCGCTGCCCCATCAAGGACATACGCACTACGGGGCGCTCGACCCAGGGGGTGCGGCTCATGAAGGTCGAAACCGCCGATAAGGTCTCCTGCATAGCGAAGATAGTGCCGGAGGACGAGGAAGAGGTCGCCGCCTCGGGAGAGAAGGAAACAGCGAAAAGTAAATGA